A DNA window from Massilia putida contains the following coding sequences:
- a CDS encoding primase-helicase family protein, with amino-acid sequence MPPQQTNEIIDQYANYLKNEGYVLSMGANSISLLHAPSSYYNHLKEIDFGFPAWARLNKAYIEANEYAEFMSSLQVRVMERLPRVVGRGMRPTDERVYRSQRGAMLANTYTKYRPACTSEFVMPAILQDYLDRLFPDAQEQKTVVEFAADIVQNPELRPQWSLLLTGDQGSGKSSLVSLIRTALDERYVWSGNSYTPVFEKFSEVLPDNLVICFDDAPSHQDTYEKLKRAITCAEVEVEIKGQQNRVEREVYARIMICSNNPRPLRLERGDRRFYCPAPCKHRTDADETAQFFEQFLIWKEQNREAIYQWLASVDLKDFVRGSCKKTATHTSMVDMSASVLDDAVASFIEDKSGMAFHPKELYAHLRDQGIPTSAVDLIKSSVAKAGYETKRRNIDGIKGQIYIFARAGFKRSGPLTENEIESIFKAHHQSF; translated from the coding sequence ATGCCCCCACAGCAAACCAATGAAATCATCGACCAGTACGCCAATTACCTGAAGAACGAAGGTTATGTTCTCAGCATGGGTGCAAACAGCATCTCTCTTCTGCACGCACCCAGCAGTTACTACAACCACTTAAAGGAAATCGACTTTGGCTTCCCGGCATGGGCCCGGTTGAACAAAGCGTACATTGAGGCCAACGAGTACGCGGAATTCATGAGTAGTTTGCAAGTTCGCGTAATGGAGCGCCTACCGAGGGTGGTTGGGCGAGGAATGCGACCTACAGATGAGCGGGTGTACAGGAGCCAGCGGGGAGCAATGCTCGCTAACACTTACACCAAGTACCGGCCCGCCTGTACGTCCGAGTTCGTGATGCCCGCAATCTTGCAAGACTATCTAGACCGCTTGTTTCCAGACGCTCAGGAGCAAAAAACCGTAGTCGAATTTGCCGCTGACATTGTGCAGAATCCTGAACTTCGTCCACAGTGGTCACTCTTGCTGACTGGTGATCAAGGTAGCGGAAAGTCGTCGCTCGTGTCTTTGATTAGAACAGCACTTGACGAGCGGTATGTTTGGTCGGGCAACTCCTATACGCCTGTGTTCGAGAAATTTTCAGAGGTACTGCCTGATAATTTGGTGATCTGTTTTGATGATGCCCCAAGCCACCAAGACACCTATGAAAAGCTGAAACGAGCTATCACTTGTGCTGAGGTTGAGGTGGAGATTAAAGGACAGCAAAACCGGGTCGAGCGAGAGGTGTACGCACGAATCATGATCTGCTCAAACAATCCGCGACCGCTTCGGCTCGAACGTGGTGACAGGCGTTTTTACTGCCCTGCCCCATGCAAACACCGTACAGATGCCGATGAAACTGCACAATTTTTTGAGCAGTTCCTTATCTGGAAGGAGCAAAACCGCGAAGCCATATATCAATGGCTGGCGTCGGTCGATCTCAAAGACTTTGTGCGAGGCTCCTGCAAGAAAACGGCAACTCATACCTCAATGGTAGATATGAGCGCAAGCGTGCTTGACGACGCTGTGGCAAGCTTCATTGAAGACAAAAGCGGGATGGCATTTCATCCTAAAGAACTATACGCCCATCTGCGCGACCAAGGAATCCCAACAAGCGCCGTTGACTTAATTAAATCCTCCGTTGCAAAGGCAGGATACGAGACTAAGCGCCGCAACATTGATGGTATCAAAGGACAAATTTATATCTTCGCCCGCGCTGGCTTCAAACGGTCTGGGCCATTGACCGAGA
- a CDS encoding TMEM175 family protein — MGTSRLEAFSDGVIAIIITIMVLELKPPHGSDFRSLLPLWPVFMSYILSFVYVGIYWNNHHHLIHAVKEISGGVLWANLHLLFWLSLIPFVTAWMGENHFETGPTAAYGFVLFMCSIAYLLLARGLIVNHPKNSTLASALHNDRKGAISIALYLTGVALSWFAAWLGFLVYAAVAVIWLIPDRRIEEKVIEEIEQGEAADSGRNDGSS, encoded by the coding sequence ATGGGTACAAGCCGCCTCGAAGCCTTCAGCGACGGAGTCATTGCCATCATCATCACCATCATGGTGTTGGAACTGAAGCCGCCGCACGGCAGCGATTTCCGTTCCTTGCTGCCACTGTGGCCGGTCTTCATGAGCTATATCCTTAGCTTCGTGTACGTAGGAATTTATTGGAATAATCATCATCACTTGATCCACGCCGTAAAGGAAATTAGCGGTGGCGTCCTGTGGGCGAACCTGCATCTGCTGTTCTGGCTGTCCCTAATTCCGTTTGTAACGGCCTGGATGGGCGAGAACCATTTCGAGACCGGGCCCACCGCCGCCTATGGTTTCGTGCTGTTCATGTGTTCCATCGCCTACTTGTTGCTGGCGCGTGGACTGATCGTCAATCATCCAAAAAATTCCACCCTTGCCTCAGCACTACACAACGACCGTAAAGGGGCAATATCTATCGCGCTCTATCTAACTGGTGTAGCGCTGTCGTGGTTTGCAGCTTGGCTGGGCTTCCTGGTCTACGCGGCCGTGGCCGTCATATGGCTCATACCAGACCGCCGTATCGAAGAGAAAGTTATTGAAGAGATAGAGCAGGGGGAAGCGGCTGATTCTGGGCGAAATGACGGTAGCTCATAG
- a CDS encoding DUF6680 family protein — protein MTLTDVLMVSATLLSPVIAVQVTRLLDERKEERGRKLAIFKTLMATRATSLAFAHVEALNRIDLEFSPRKRREKAVLEIWQQYLDHLGNTTRMEPGPWDVRRTDLLVDLLYAMGVCFGYEFSKTQIKNGTYSPTKHGRVEEEQERVRLMVLEVLEGKRAFPMKVTNFPAEAEVVQ, from the coding sequence ATGACTCTAACTGATGTGCTGATGGTATCCGCAACTCTGCTGAGCCCCGTCATCGCCGTCCAGGTGACACGACTTTTGGATGAGCGAAAGGAAGAGCGAGGCCGCAAACTGGCGATTTTTAAAACGCTGATGGCTACTCGTGCCACGTCCCTTGCATTTGCTCACGTAGAAGCCTTAAATCGCATCGATCTTGAGTTTTCGCCGCGAAAACGTCGAGAGAAGGCAGTATTAGAGATTTGGCAACAGTATCTTGACCATCTCGGCAATACTACGCGCATGGAGCCCGGCCCTTGGGACGTCAGAAGAACGGACCTTTTGGTTGACCTTTTGTACGCGATGGGCGTTTGCTTCGGTTACGAGTTCAGTAAAACGCAAATCAAGAACGGTACATACTCTCCAACAAAGCACGGTAGAGTCGAGGAGGAGCAAGAGCGCGTTCGGCTGATGGTACTTGAAGTTCTAGAGGGCAAACGGGCGTTTCCGATGAAGGTAACTAATTTTCCAGCGGAAGCTGAAGTAGTACAGTGA
- a CDS encoding GNAT family N-acetyltransferase codes for MFMRNLEMSEVAPTAPAPALVRSRTMRCPDRYELNVATAYYDRPDILDAWHRMLAAATSPEALYQSPQFFSHLIDMQQGQDANYELFIVRRSIDYAIVGFIPVRTIKCGLEFRAGPVPLFKRTMRACQILGSVPLLDQAEEGLAEFVMQQLLKRFAKCSVLYMQAVPEEAAAALDGIAGVSSYVLNGWRTCHTQPLPDSVDGYLQKFSSKKRYNLSRQVRLLTEAAGTLQLLRIEEPGQVAAMFDAMDAFDASLDAPRAVEQPRLESLARQGLLLSYVIRCGDEDVAVVYGSRSASVWHIHKIACQQKYLHLSVGTSAIHLAVQDVLTHFSFKDIDFGYGMPNSEFRSTHVLKTRGVVLLHRAYSGTALLLKAHSKYDAMNEALIRQVKRLRKWHAQRGQAAKRPRPRPRSRRPFPERAHRASRNGRRVRPFSFVCRQGQGDGVQARIALFSGPRRHEQTDKPNHGNAPVYEDKPFGERNVVYMESQVQQHTTCCRDQKQNECQHGQAGQVCRTCCVHQQRKPGCRQKAV; via the coding sequence ATGTTCATGCGTAACCTTGAGATGAGCGAAGTCGCGCCAACGGCGCCGGCACCGGCGCTTGTCCGTTCCCGGACGATGCGGTGTCCGGACCGGTATGAACTGAACGTCGCAACTGCCTACTACGACCGTCCGGACATTCTGGATGCGTGGCATCGGATGCTGGCTGCCGCCACCAGTCCGGAAGCGCTGTACCAGTCGCCGCAATTCTTCAGCCACCTGATCGACATGCAGCAAGGACAGGACGCGAACTACGAATTGTTCATCGTCCGCCGCAGTATCGATTACGCGATCGTCGGCTTTATTCCGGTGCGCACCATCAAGTGCGGCCTCGAGTTCCGCGCCGGTCCGGTGCCGCTGTTCAAACGCACCATGCGCGCTTGCCAGATCCTCGGCAGCGTGCCGCTGCTGGATCAAGCGGAAGAGGGCCTCGCCGAATTCGTCATGCAGCAACTGCTTAAGCGCTTTGCGAAGTGCAGCGTGCTGTACATGCAGGCCGTCCCGGAAGAAGCGGCTGCCGCGCTGGACGGCATCGCGGGCGTATCGTCCTATGTCCTGAACGGCTGGCGCACGTGTCATACGCAGCCTCTGCCGGACAGCGTCGACGGCTATCTGCAGAAATTCAGTTCCAAGAAACGCTACAACCTGTCGCGCCAGGTCCGCCTGCTGACAGAAGCGGCCGGCACGCTGCAACTGCTGCGGATCGAGGAGCCCGGGCAGGTCGCCGCCATGTTCGACGCGATGGACGCCTTCGACGCCTCCCTGGACGCGCCACGCGCCGTCGAGCAGCCCCGGCTGGAGAGCCTGGCGCGTCAAGGCCTGCTGCTGTCCTACGTGATCCGTTGTGGCGATGAGGACGTCGCCGTCGTCTACGGTTCGCGTTCGGCATCCGTCTGGCACATCCACAAAATCGCCTGCCAGCAGAAATATCTGCACCTGTCGGTGGGTACGAGTGCGATCCACCTGGCGGTGCAGGACGTGCTGACCCATTTCTCGTTCAAGGACATCGACTTCGGCTACGGCATGCCGAACTCGGAATTCCGTTCGACCCATGTGCTCAAAACACGTGGCGTCGTGTTGCTGCACCGCGCGTACAGCGGCACCGCCCTGCTGTTGAAGGCCCACAGCAAGTACGACGCCATGAACGAAGCGCTGATCCGCCAAGTCAAGCGGCTCCGCAAATGGCACGCGCAGCGCGGGCAGGCAGCCAAAAGACCGCGTCCAAGGCCGAGAAGCCGCCGACCGTTTCCTGAGCGCGCCCACCGCGCATCCCGCAATGGCCGCCGCGTGCGGCCATTTTCTTTTGTGTGCCGGCAAGGGCAGGGCGATGGCGTTCAAGCCCGCATCGCCCTGTTTTCAGGCCCACGCCGCCATGAGCAAACAGATAAACCCAACCACGGCAATGCCCCCGTGTACGAGGACAAGCCATTTGGGGAGCGGAATGTCGTTTACATGGAATCGCAAGTTCAGCAACACACCACCTGCTGCCGCGACCAGAAACAGAATGAGTGCCAGCACGGCCAGGCTGGGCAAGTTTGTCGTACATGCTGCGTACACCAGCAGCGTAAGCCCGGCTGCCGCCAGAAAGCCGTGTAA
- a CDS encoding SlyX family protein produces the protein MSDEDRFIDIEIKLADQENLVDTLNRTVYEQGRRIDQLETLVAKLAEHVRTLRDAGQGPINERPPHY, from the coding sequence GTGAGCGACGAAGACCGTTTCATCGACATCGAAATCAAACTGGCCGACCAGGAAAACCTCGTCGACACCCTCAACCGTACGGTCTACGAACAGGGGCGCCGCATCGACCAGTTGGAAACCCTGGTAGCCAAACTGGCCGAACACGTGCGTACGTTGCGCGATGCCGGACAGGGGCCGATCAACGAAAGGCCGCCGCATTATTGA